The Pyrus communis chromosome 8, drPyrComm1.1, whole genome shotgun sequence region CTCATATAATTGACAGGCACCAAAACACCAAGTGCAAGCGCGGTTATGGGGACGAATATCTTCAAGCTGTGTGAAATGAGTATCATTAAGTTATTTACTGAGTTAATTAGCAAGAGTTTCGAAAACATGTAACATGTTATGTGCACTCCGAGTGTTTTAACACAATGTATTATGAACCATCTAACTCTTACTCTAGTGGTACCTCTCTTCACCGTTGGAAGAGGTCTAACTTCAAATAATACGCAATTTTCCTCTCACGACTTTGTTGAATTTCAAATGGGATTCAGTAATTCTGTGACAAACAACGGACTAAAGAAAGCTAATTGCAAAATACACCTTTGGTTCGAGGTCAATTTCAAGGGATACGACATTGCAGTTTCCTTACATTACTAAGTAATTGAACCGTTAACAATTCAAACCGCTTTTGTGTCTAGACATCTTCCCCTCCGTACAATTTCTTACATTACGGTCTAAAAGTATTAAACTGTTGAGTAATTAGAACCGCGTTGTATCTAAACCATCTAGGCCTCCATGCAGGTCTACATAACAGGTGCCTCATACCAACTTTTTTGTCTCGTTCAATTTCGGTCAGACACAAAAATGACTTGAATCGTTAATACTTTAGTAACCccacaaaattgaaattttggggTCCCTCTTTGAAAGTGACCCCAAACCTCAAGGACGTATTTCGTAATTAgctcaaaaaaaattaaaattttcaaaagcaTGAAGGAAGTTAGCTACCCGAGTACATAAATCCGAATGTAAGCGGCGGAATCAAGGCCGGCGTGATCAATGAGCTCCGGTTCGGGCATCCGCAGCGCGGCAGGCATCCAATTGAGGAACTTGAAGTAGGTTTTGGCGTCCAGATTGACGAATTTCCTAACGGTGGCGCCGGAGCTCGTGGGGCTTCCCCTCATCCCCTTGAGGTACCATTTCGGAAAGTAGACTCTGTCGTTGAACGGCTGCAGCCGCAGCAGACCAAACGCCGCCAGAAATCCGAATGCAGACAGAATGTTGATGGCTGCTGACATCATAATATCTTGAAAATTCGCCATTTTTATTAACTAGTTTTGACACAGCGGAAGTTATAGGTTAAGGGATCACGAACGGTCGGTCTTTCTAGTCAGAAAGACGAAAGCTTTTTGGATTCCGTGACGGCGACGGTGGTTGGTGGTGAGATTACGGGTGGAGACTCGAAATTTTGGGCGGAGAattgtgaaatttgggtggaAATGTTTGGAAATGGGAGGCAGAAGAGAGAGGGAGCGGTTGGATGGCGCCAACAAGCTCGGAGGCGTGTTTGGCCTCGCTGGACTCACGCTTCTGAACGTTGGCAGGggatatttgaattttttctttgaCCGAACTACCCTTCAATtacttcactttcttcttttctatttttggaaaatatatgatttcttaaaaaagaaataaacaaataaaaaagatgatTTCCGTACacctctttcaattttttttttcttctatgcaTACTCTTATTTACTTGCGTTTATTCTTTTCTCATTTATTCaaaggtcaaaaaaaaaaattgtgtaaggAAGAAAAGTGTAAAAATTGTTTTCCAGATATGAGAATGACAAGACCAAAATTGTCAAATAACATTAGTGACTGATTCAAGGAACACAAACGtcatttgtcacatcccgtccTGGGGAGGAccatttcccgggcccgctccaccaccgtagcacgatttTGTCCGTTTTttgccccgaccacgccctcacggttttgtttctgggaactcacacgagaacttcccgatggatcacccatcctgggagtgctatcgcgcactactcgcttaacttcggagttctgatggtacccgaagccagtgagctcccaaaagggttcgtgctaggtagagatgagaatatacatataaagatcactcccttgggcgatgtgggatgtcacaatcaaGGGCCCGTCGTCCTCATCgacacacacgcggccagggttaggctctgataccaaattgtcacatcccgacccagggggaccacttcccgggctcgctccaccaccatagcatgatattgtccgctttgggcctcgaccacaccctcacggaccacggttttgtttctgggaactcacatgagaacttcccgatgggtcacccatcctaggagtgacctcgcgcgctactcgcttaaattcggagttccgatggaacccgaagccaataagCTCCAAAAagaccttgtgctaggtagagatgagaatatacatataaggatcactcccttgagcgatgtgggatgtcacatcatTTGTCACCAACTATCACAAATATAGGTGACAAAATAGTCACCAATAACTGTGAGAAAATACCCATATATTCTTTGCtccctctccttctctttgTTCATTCTTCTTACTTCGGTTCCATTATTAACATAGAATTATGATAAGTACAAGATTTGGTCATAACTAACTAGCTCTTATATGCTAATACAAAATCTAGACTGCcgattaataaaattttattgtcaATTAAAAGAGAgtaagaaaaattatttggtctttttcatcaaaataaaattatgagcAGTAATATAATTTCGCACACACCAATTTTACTGTTTCTTTTCTCAAACCTCACAAATATGTCCTCATAATatatgtaatttaaaaaaaaaaattacattctctctctctctcgcgcaTCTCtcttttccatattttttcTAATATCTACACACATAGTGATAGGGCTTCAtcgtaaaataaaaatagaatacttgttttaaagaaaaatatgtattgGGCCTTCTATGCATACATATTCGGGTCCGCCCATTTCCAACAGAACACTTGGAAAGCATGGCCCATTTCCAACAGAACATTGTCAGTCGGTGAGTCACGTGTTATGCGCACGTCACTGTGCTTGCCGATACCCGAAATCTTAGTCCCCCAGCGTACGTTAGCACACTCCACCACTAGGCCCAAAACAAAACTTACACTACGCACCCCATGCGCACATTAGTCACCCCTTCACCTAGCCAACTCATCATCTCTCTGTTTGCGCTTCTTCCACATAAAAACTCTTTCTTCTATCATACTGTTTCTCCCTCCTCCCCCTcgtccctccctctctctctagaattagGGTTTCGACTGAGTCACTCCTTCTATCTCTCTGTTGCCGATCGATCTTCGTGCTTCAATGCCTGCGAATCTCCGCCGGAGATTTTCCGCGAAGTGCCAGATTGTTCAATTCCTTGGGCGATTGCGGCACGCCGCCGTCCCGCAGTTCGTCGTGTGGTCATTTCAGTTCAAATAGCGGTTTCCCGATTTGATTGGAGCGGCGTGCGGTAGTTCTTCAATGGCGCCCAGCCGGAGGAAAGGAGCTAGCAAGGCCGCTCAGGCCGCCGCTGCTCGCCGCCAATGGAAGGTCGGCGATCTTGTTCTTGCTAAAGTCAAAGGCTTCCCTGCTTGGCCGGCTACCGTAAgtctttttccaaaaaaattgaactatTTCTCGCTTTATTTATGCCATATGCCGAGGTAAGGCGACTACCCAGTAGATGAATATGCTCTGGTTAGGGTTTTTGTGCTTTGTGCAAGCTTAGTTAGTTTGATACTGTATTGAATACTTCTTGGATGGGTGGTTCTCTGGATCTGAAAATTTCAGTTTCAATTTCTATGGTTAATTTCATTGAgtaaaaatttcggtttggcaATTCTATTGTTTgggattttgttatttttccttatttttggtATTTGGAAGTGTTAATTGAAAGAGGAAATGCATACGTGCTTCGGATTTCTGTACATCCTTATGAAATTAGGAGTCTTGTATTCTTTTTCGATGCATGTGGAAATGGGGGTTCGATGATTAGCATCAATTTTCTGCAATTAGATTGGGGAAAAGTTAATTTATTTACTATCCGGAGTTTGAAGCTCCCTTCATCCTATATATATACTGTGATTCTTCTGCACAGTGGCTATGAAAGTGTAGCCTTTGCATTGGTTTTGGTTCTTCGCATGCTTTGGTCACTGGACTTGCTTTCCGTGATTCCAAATGGGAATGCGGAGAATGGTGTCTGTTTTTATGTTCAGTGCGAGTGCTTATCAATTTAGTTTCTGATTGCAGGTAAGTGAACCGGAGAAGTGGGGCTACTCTGCTGATTGGAAGAAGGTACTAGTCTTCTTCTTTGGAACCCAACAGATGTAAGTACTTAATGCTTTCTTGATTAACTTTAACTAACATCAATGGTGGTTGTTTCCACTGTTGTGCAAGTCTATAATTGATTGGTTATGACTGTCCTTTCAGATCAGACTGACTGATGGAAGTTAACTTTGTACTTTATGATAATATGATGTCATGTTGTTTGAGTAAGGTATGATTACTATGTTTGTACTGTGTTTTTAAGAATGAAGCTGATTACATCGTTCTTGTCTTTTAAAATTGGTAATTGGTACCCTAACTTGTGTTGCTAGACGAGACTGTATATATGTATTTGGTGTATTTAAAATCACTACCACTGTTATTGTGCCTGTCCTTCATTTTGGTCCTCCTTGTTCAATTAGTAGTACATGAATATGGTGTACTAGACTCTAGTTGTGGATATTTTTCTATAGACTGCCTCTGAATAAAAGGGGATGGCACTAGAAAATGGCATGTAATAACAGCCAAAACCTGTCTGTTACTTGGGATTTATTGTTATTAGTTATGGACCTTATCCTATTCCATTAAGTCGGGATAAAACATGGTCATTTGGATAGGTACAGTGACAAGGTCAATAAGTAACTTTTAATTCGTCATTCCTTTGAATGCAGCAACAATGTTCTGCAAAAGACAAGagtataattaattatttaatcaaGCTGACGCTTGATACGTAAAGTGGTTTaattgattcaatttttttctcttactttctttAGCATGTAGTTTCTTTCTCTTGTTTTCAGTTGGTTTATTTAATTGGTTTCATATCATAATTAAACCTTAAAATAAGAATTATTTAACATTTATCAATAGAAATGGGGATGGATTTAGTGGTTGGTTTAATTCACGATCTGAGGTTTTATTGTTATGCCAAAATTCAAAGATGGGTTGCTTATACTGGTTTAGTCACCAGTAAGTTGAAGAGTTTCTGAATCTTACTAGTCTCTTTGTCTTTTATACCCTATGTCTAATGATACAAATAGTTGGTAAAACTTGCAATTATTGGACTAAAATGAAAAAGTTTCATATTCACCCTCCAAGGATAGAAACCTTTATTCAATAGTTTCACATTGGGGAAAACAAAGCTTTTGGAGGACTATTGTTTACTGATATTGTGGGTTACGGTATATCTTGTCAGTTTTGAGTAGCATAGTTCCTATGAGAATAGTTTGAGGCCGTGAGTTGAATTCTAGATTTGATTGTGATATTTTATTGGATGGACTCCAGTATATATTGCATCAACTGTTTTTGATACATGTAAATACTGTGCAATCTACCTTCCTGGATTTAGTTCTCCCGCTGAGAATATTTCATTCTGTTTCATATTTTTCCACAAATGTAGAAATATGCATGTAGAATTGGCTGAATAGCAGTTGCAAACTTGCAATGACCACACTTGAAATTGCTGTCCACACCTTTGAATTATGCTTGGAAAAATCTGcctttgaaataaaaataacataacGAATCTGCTAGTAATTATTACATTATGATGGTAATAGGGCAAGATGTTTTCCATAATGAATGCTTGTTAGTTTGTGATTGGTTTTTAAATCTGTAgtaaattttattgtttggcACTGAATGATGTAAGGTGGGTGTGATTTTTCTGTACCCTTTGTTAGAGTGATAAGTGAGGATTTGTTTGGGaccttattgtttttattttttcctctcCTTGCTTTGAGGTGAAGCTTTTGAAAGGAGGAAgaatttctattttaatttatatcATATATAGGGTAATGTTCTCTTGTCAAATATCCTATGTTGCAAGACTTTTAGTCTGAATTGCACAATCAAGTAACAACCTGATCAATTATCCCTGTTGACAATCTAGCAGCAAACATGCTGGACATTCTGGAAAGAGGACatttccctatatatatgtttagaGGTATTTAACTTGGGTGGGTTGAGCTACGTTAGATGTTAGGGATGAATGCTGTTCCTTTTGGGTAAGACTGGAATGTAATATACTCTATCCAGGGTTCACTCTTGGACTTCGGGTAATAAATTGTAAAGCATGTTTGATACTGGCTGTATTTGTTCCTATCTTAATTGTGTTGTAACATGCAAGACTTGCATAAATATGTTTCCATAGCCTTTGTTGATGAAGGATGAGTTAATTTATCTACTTGTTGCATAGAATTATATTTGATACACTAGGATAGTATCTCTTCTTTCCCTTTACTTGTATTGTTCATGTGGATGTACACAGGAGTATCCTTGCATTTCTGTGCGTGtgtgcatatttttttcatcccagagggCTTTGTGGATTGTGGGTGAAGGATTGTAAGCTCAGATTCTGGCCTTTAAAGTTGTGGATCCTGAGAACTCCATATGCTCTGGTTACATACAAATGGGAATACTAGTAAAGATTATCGAAATTATGGAAATTATCTTAAAAACATGGAATTTGTGAGGCTTaataaatgctaaaccaatcaATAATGAAATGTGAATATCATAAACTAGTACATTCTTGGTTAATATAAGGTTGCTCACCAATATATATCAATATATGTTGCATCACATGCCCTTTTGATTGTGTTGATGTTGACCTAACTAATCCAACTCATTCTGTACCTGTGCACTATGAGTCCGATTTGGTATTAGCTTGCTGTTTGTCTTATTCTTTTGAGTGTTTTTGTTATGCAGAGCGTTCTGCAACCCTGCAGACGTCGAGGCATTTACCGATGAGAAGAAACAGTCTCTTCTGGGCAAGCGTCACGGAGCTGATTTTGTTCGTGCAGTCCAAGAGATTATTGATAGTTATGATAAAATGAAGAAAGAGGACCAAGTTGATGACTTCAAATCCACTGCAAATGGAAGGAACACAGTGGACTCTTTGTCGAACTTGGGTGCAAAGGATCAGTCAGAAGCTCCTGAAGCAATTCTGGATTCACATTCTAAATCTTCACAGTCAACAAATAGAAATGAGCCAAGTGTTTCTGTAGAGGATGCTTCAGCAACTGAACAAGTAGATGCTATGCACGATAAGGAAGCCTTAATCGAGGAACCTGCTGCAACAGCAATGGTTACTGAAGCACCTCTTCCAGTGACCTACTCTTCAAGAAAGAGATCAAGAGACTTGCGATCACGGAGTTGTGTCTCACTGAAAAAGGAAGGACCAGCTCGTAGGTCGAGACGTTCATCCAGGATGGAATCACGTAGAGTACGCAACTCAAGAATGTCATGTGATGATGATGACAAGAATGCTGGGCAAGTATCTGGTAATTTAATTCGGGATAGATGTCTAAGAAGGAATAAACGAATACGGAAATCACCTGATGCCTCTGAGTGTGAtgatgtgaattcagctgcttttgTTTCAAATGGTTGTATTGAATATAATGGTTCTGAAGTTGTGACAGTTGATTCTGACGCATTTAGTCTAAATGAAGGCAGTGCTATTGATTCTGGTTGTAAAGGTGAACACTCAGAGGCTGTTGCCAAATTCTTGGATGGCGATGCTGAGTTGGTCAAAGGACTTGATCTCCAAATAAAGGCAGTCGTTatcaagaagaaaaggaagccAAACAGAAAGCGAATTACTAATGATGCAGCTGACCCTATTGCTATGGTGGACAAGGAAACAGTTTTGGAGGTAAAGCAAAGTAGTAATCAAACTATGCAGAATGATTGTGGGAAGATGAATGGAAATTCCTCCAAGGAAGATGGAGATGAGCACCTGCCATTAGTGAAACGAGCCAGGGTGCGAATGGGCAAACCATGTTCTGCTCACGAGGAAGTAGATAGCTTTGCACACACTGAAGAAAGTCAGAAGGAAGTTGTACTCAATCCACTGGGTCCAGTCAGCACATCATCAAATTGTGAGGAAAATTGTCCTTCTGGTAGGGACTCATCTGTGGTAAATGAAGTTTTGGATAATATTTCACCTTCTGGAGGTTGCACTCGCATTTTGGGAAACAGACCTCAGCTTTGGAACACCAAGAAAGACCAATCATTTGGTTGCTCAGTTGGTGGCGAAGCTGTTTTACCTCCATCTAAGCGTCTTCATCGCGCTCTAGAAGCCATGTCAGCTAATGTTGCTGAAGATGATAGATGTAATTATGAATCTTCAGTCGCCAAGACGTCTACTGTTGGTTGTCATCATTCTTCCACAAGCACATGCCCTGCTATGACTGTAGAAAATAATAAAGGGACTGGATTGGTACTGCAGAGTGAAGACTCTTTGGGCAATAATGCTTCAGGGGTTGATGCTTCTGGATTATCTACCAGTTTAAATCCTGTAGTCTTGGAGGAAAATGCTAAATCGGTTGTGGAAGTGGTTGCTGATGAAAAAACTGAGAGTCTGAACACCCAAAATCATGAATGTTCTATTGATGAATCACCAGATTTTGGAGACCATGTTGCTGGTAAAGATCTTAGTGGTGGTGCTTCTGGTTGTCACATTATGGGAAGTCCAGAGCATTTATCGCCTAATATTGACAGAGGAGAGGCTGGTATTCGGCTTATTGAAAGTTCAATTGATGAGTTGCCTACGAAGGACAAAAGCAAAGACAAAGATGAATTGAGCCACTGTGAAGCAGAAAATCCTGATATTGAATGTGATACTTCGGAGCATACTTTGAAGAGCATAAATCCTCTTGTATCGGGCACTATCCATGATATTTCTGAAGTTTCACCTTTAAACGAGGCTAGTCCACTTCATTATGGTGGAGAGGGCTGCAGTGAGAAAGTTGAGGCTTTGGAACCCCGTGTTCAAGATACTAGAGAAATCAATGACATGTAAGCTTTTGTTCAGTAGTATAGTTTTGCCATAGAATTTGATAGTTCATGTTTCTTGTTCATATTTCACGAGTCCCCTCCACCTTTTCCTATTTTGTAAGTTAATGCCTTGTTTCTTAATttgtatcttcttttttttacttCCATTATTATAGAGGCGTTTTGGTACTGATTTTTGCACTCAGTGTTATCCTTTACCTGATGGACTTTTAGGCAAGTACTTTTCATAATCTCTATTGCTCTGTATTTctgtcttaggtttgatttggTGGTGAAAGaggttgaaaataaaaaaacagagaaTGATCCAAGTTCAATTTCCTATCCAAATGAATACTTGGGTGAAAAAAATGCCTCTGGTATCCGGTCAAGTCCATCCCTAACAGATGGAGGAGATTCTCTCGCACATGCATCACCTCCCAATACCTCAAGCTGTCACATGTCGACTTCAGATGGTAGTAATATTCTTCAGAACAATGGCAGTTGTAGTCCAGATGGTGATTTGCAGAACAAGAGAACTTCATCTACTATACTTGGTGAGGACGGAAAGTCTGAATCAGTTGTTAGTCAAAGACCAAAATCTGTGGGCAGGTATGCAGAAGTACATGCAACCCT contains the following coding sequences:
- the LOC137741810 gene encoding protein HUA2-LIKE 2-like yields the protein MAPSRRKGASKAAQAAAARRQWKVGDLVLAKVKGFPAWPATVSEPEKWGYSADWKKVLVFFFGTQQIAFCNPADVEAFTDEKKQSLLGKRHGADFVRAVQEIIDSYDKMKKEDQVDDFKSTANGRNTVDSLSNLGAKDQSEAPEAILDSHSKSSQSTNRNEPSVSVEDASATEQVDAMHDKEALIEEPAATAMVTEAPLPVTYSSRKRSRDLRSRSCVSLKKEGPARRSRRSSRMESRRVRNSRMSCDDDDKNAGQVSGNLIRDRCLRRNKRIRKSPDASECDDVNSAAFVSNGCIEYNGSEVVTVDSDAFSLNEGSAIDSGCKGEHSEAVAKFLDGDAELVKGLDLQIKAVVIKKKRKPNRKRITNDAADPIAMVDKETVLEVKQSSNQTMQNDCGKMNGNSSKEDGDEHLPLVKRARVRMGKPCSAHEEVDSFAHTEESQKEVVLNPLGPVSTSSNCEENCPSGRDSSVVNEVLDNISPSGGCTRILGNRPQLWNTKKDQSFGCSVGGEAVLPPSKRLHRALEAMSANVAEDDRCNYESSVAKTSTVGCHHSSTSTCPAMTVENNKGTGLVLQSEDSLGNNASGVDASGLSTSLNPVVLEENAKSVVEVVADEKTESLNTQNHECSIDESPDFGDHVAGKDLSGGASGCHIMGSPEHLSPNIDRGEAGIRLIESSIDELPTKDKSKDKDELSHCEAENPDIECDTSEHTLKSINPLVSGTIHDISEVSPLNEASPLHYGGEGCSEKVEALEPRVQDTREINDMFDLVVKEVENKKTENDPSSISYPNEYLGEKNASGIRSSPSLTDGGDSLAHASPPNTSSCHMSTSDGSNILQNNGSCSPDGDLQNKRTSSTILGEDGKSESVVSQRPKSVGRYAEVHATLLSFETMLGTLTRTKESIGRATRVAMDCGKLGVAAKVLEILAHYLETESSLHRRVDLFFLVDSIAQCTRGLKGDGCGMYPSAIQAILPRLLSAAAPPGSSALENRRQCLKVLKLWSERRIVPESIIHRHMRELDTHGVSSSGAYGRRSARTERSLDDPLREMEGMLVDEYGSNSSFQLPGFCMPRMLKDEDDGCDSDGESFEAVTPEHNPQAHEEQETTPATERHRHILEDVDGELEMEDVAPSCDVDMSSSCGVAGANGVQASHNQFEQNYQPSLAPPLPRDVPPSSPPLPSSPPPPPPPPPPPPLSPPHVIHPPCAMPDAYMSGVDSKFYTVTHNVHDNRVQPPPQQLNAPRVNQTIPDAMHYCASECRDHQRQMPDSTSCSYSSFPTYSDRNVPHSDGATFHNKGYPLRPPCAPPSSQFSYVQGDQQVKPRREAPPPYHHNRFDYGDRENCYNNHERMKPGPYEPRDSWRFHSHSFSGPRYPDKGKTSYGTDPYSGPPCETTRGPGQGWRYPPRSMSHRDSLPFRPPFEGPIPVTGRGNDPFLILLLPRLFKSVSHPDTARHGRLERGGGYKAPQTERWNIMLSVFHLERETGSLERETEKMGGFQSVSEQSIHEFTVKDSRGKEVDLSVYKGKVVLVVNVASKCGFTDTNYTQLTEIYSKYKEKGFEILAFPCNQFLKQEPGTSQDAEQFACTRYKAEYPIFKKVRVNGPDTEPVYKFLKASKSGFLGNSIKWNFTKFLVDKDGHVIERYAPTTSPLSIEADIKKALGEA